The Gambusia affinis linkage group LG11, SWU_Gaff_1.0, whole genome shotgun sequence genome contains a region encoding:
- the lmo7a gene encoding LIM domain only protein 7 isoform X8: protein MMEWREQSSVSSEEAYLEAQRWIEAATKKKFGNGDFRSALENGVLLCDLINKIKPGTIKRVNRLPTPIAGLDNLNVFLKACGKLGLKEAQLFHPGDLQDLSTRVTVKHQETNRRLQNVLITIYWLGRRAQSDRFYDGPYLNFKAFEGLLGTALYKALQESNSQKGSSVRDSGFGDSWYSEREEIYSLRGGGGGGGGHRRDDSLDSLDSLGSRPHSISSDATLKGSSEGCCSDTEADSIFRMADNKNSLSYRRSLVITPKASAQFNQFLPTKDKQSGYVPAPLRKKRAERNEDSRRSWASSSFAEDEATLTRQQQTQESSDGSKSTSDIQVDPSIIRQNRFEELQKYREQIKESEDKWQDDLSKWKNRRRSVNSDIVKKKEEREKIEQTTYGSDGRSKTFKEIQEERDTKKRNSIGSRLSSLSYLDDDDNVFEKPAIRAPTRSLPARSYTIDVPSYSPEPSKPSPKVKEPPTASPRTRRPPSPPTPQEPVDGPAAKNSPTTTTTTNTTTTTNTTTNQSTAPASYQKSPVEEREAIKYTEKTTRDVPTHSSFASTQKELKPRPSLLGAPTVVEAPSSSSLDRQPQLSSMEPKPPTVSRVSASLPRSYQRSDSARLTSVVAPRPFGTQPSRISSLSRAHTMDESHKGVNGNVDVSKKASVPSRYHQYMTSEDEAQSSSAHSSNDEEEEEEKEEENATAKGLSLTQSISSLLSPVESEVSVSPAPSKETSKEDFCEMRISLNQKPNSSRDFGFQAAWDSTGARVTSIQPGSSAEMCQLQVRDEVLTVNGLQVAQMSYAQWKSSLEEALQKGTLVMDVRRHGQHSPPETKTANSSLDFTSGSVTESVLAKQPPTLPLVDVASSRVNGDFQDQPVTMRNKGGSESAMPDIPVPAITPTSSSRWSWNPEEERKRQEKWQKEQELLLQEKYKRDQEKLQEEWLKAQQEIVTSVGHQVNSHGVSPHSPPSSLQQPALWEEEERQRKVEQERQRQAEERRRREEEERELQRLQEERKRREMQAEEEREKREVELRMQRTREEELRKREEEQKREEEWEKKRRQQEEAAEQQRRQKAFEQQRWASASHDFDSAHPPLSFTDRTKSQSSPQLDDDDKPQRRAVGSTAPDGKSQQPLSQAELERQQILNEMKKKTPLLTDSSWIRQRAANTAVNRDGDVPPMRRGESLDNLDSSYDSRRSSWTPRSSSFASNYSRPYSGYSGSSSFYTGASGPRRPVSSTLPPSFSAGSLRGGAGTYSAPWSRPSLSPSTPSPVTSPEPAPDAYQQRNRSVSGRKTCTFCDTPLGKGAAMIIESLGLCYHLGCFKCIDCKSDLGGSEAGAEVRIRNKQLFCNTCYMRVKIGQPTSM from the exons GACAACCTTAACGTCTTCCTCAAGGCTTGTGGGAAGCTTGGACTAAAGGAGGCGCAGCTCTTTCACCCCGGGGATCTGCAAGACTTGTCCACCAGAGTGACAGTAAA GCATCAAGAGACAAACAGGAGGCTGCAAAAT gTTTTAATCACCATTTACTGGCTGGGTAGGAGAGCTCAGAGTGATCGTTTCTATGATGGACCTTACCTAAATTTCAAGGCCTTCGAGGGATTATTAGGCACTGCACTATACAAG GCTCTGCAGGAATCAAACAGTCAGAAGGGCTCCAGCGTTCGAGACAGTGGTTTTGGAGACAGTTGGTACTCTGAGCGAGAGGAGATCTATTCTctgagaggaggtggaggcggaggaggaggacacAGGAGGGACGACTCGTTGGACAGTTTGGACTCGCTGGGCTCGAGACCCCACAGCATCTCATCTGACGCCACTCTGAAAGGCAGCAGTGAGG GTTGTTGCAGCGACACCGAGGCAGACTCCATCTTCAGGATGGCTGACAACAAGAACAGCCTCAGCTACCGCAGGTCACTAGTCATCACGCCTAAAGCCAGCGCCCAGTTTAACCAGTTCCTGCCCACTAAAGACAAGCAGTCGGGCTACGTGCCGGCTCCGCTGAGGAAGAAACGGGCTGAGCGCAACGAGGACAGCCGGCGTAGCTGGGCCAGCTCCAGCTTTGCAGAAGATGAAGCCACACTCACCAG ACAGCAGCAAACGCAAGAAAGTTCTGATGG GAGCAAATCGACAAGCGACATCCAGGTGGACCCCTCAATCATCCGGCAGAATCGCTTCGAAGAGCTTCAGAAGTACCGCGAACAGATTAAAGAGAGTGAGGATAAGTGGCAAGAT GACCTGAGCAAATGGAAAAACCGGCGCCGGAGCGTGAACTCTGATATagtgaagaagaaggaggagcgGGAGAAGATAGAGCAGACCACGTACGGCAGCGACGGCAGGTCCAAGACCTTCAAGGAGATCCAAGAGGAGAG AGACACTAAAAAAAGGAACAGCATCGGCAGCCGCCTGTCGTCTCTCTCCTACTTGGACGACGACGACAACGTATTTGAGAAACCCGCAATTCGCGCACCGACCCGATCACTTCCAGCCAGAAGCTACACCATCGACGTTCCCTCGTATTCCCCAGAACCCTCCAAGCCCTCTCCGAAAGTCAAGGAGCCCCCCACTGCTTCCCCACGTACTCGCAGACCGCCTTCGCCTCCCACTCCGCAGGAACCCGTGGACGGTCCTGCAGCCAAAAactcccccaccaccaccaccactaccAACACCACCACCACTACCAACACCACCACCAACCAGTCTACAGCACCTGCATCCTACCAGAAGAGTCCAGTGGAGGAACGCGAGGCcataaaatacacagagaaaacTACGAGGGACGTACCCACCCACTCCTCCTTCGCCTCCACCCAGAAGGAGCTCAAGCCAAGGCCCTCATTGTTGGGAGCACCGACTGTGGTGGAGGCcccctcctccagctctctggACAGACAACCACAGTTGAGCTCGATGGAACCCAAGCCTCCCACCGTGTCTCGGGTTTCCGCCTCTCTCCCCAGGAGCTACCAGAGATCGGATAGCGCGCGGCTAACCTCGGTCGTCGCTCCGAGGCCCTTTGGGACCCAGCCGTCCCGCATCTCCTCTCTTTCCAGAGCCCACACA ATGGACGAATCCCACAAGGGTGTCAATGGCAACGTCGATGTTTCTAAGAAGGCGTCAGTGCCGAGCCGGTATCACCAGTACATGACCTCAGAGGACGAGGCTCAGTCCAGTTCTGCACACAGCAGCAatgacgaggaagaggaggaggaaaaggaagaggagaacGCCACAGCGAAGGGCCTGTCCTTGACTCAGAGCATCAGTTCTCTCCTGTCTCCTGTCGAGAGTGAAGTCTCAGTCAGTCCTGCTCCTAGCAAAGAAACCAGCAAG GAGGATTTCTGTGAGATGCGAATCAGCCTGAACCAGAAACCCAACAGCAGCCGAGACTTTGGCTTCCAGGCTGCCTGGGACTCAACGGGAGCTCGGGTCACGTCCATCCAACCAG GTAGCTCGGCCGAGATGTGCCAGTTGCAGGTCAGGGACGAAGTGCTGACGGTGAACGGGCTCCAGGTGGCACAAATGAGTTACGCGCAGTGGAAGTCCAGCTTGGAGGAGGCTCTGCAGAAGGGCACCCTGGTCATGGATGTGCGCCGTCACGGCCAGCACA GTCCCCCTGAGACAAAGACCGCCAACTCCAGCCTGGATTTCACTTCCGGTAGCGTCACAGAATCGGTGCTGGCTAAACAGCCCCCCACTCTTCCTCTGGTG GACGTGGCTTCAAGCAGAGTTAATGGGGACTTCCAAGACCAACCAGTGACCATGAGGAACAAAG GAGGATCGGAGTCTGCGATGCCAGAT ATCCCTGTTCCTGCAATCACTCCAACTTCCTCCAGCCGCTGGTCGTGGAACCCAGAAGAAGAGCGCAAGAGACAAGAGAAATGGCAGAAGGAACAAGAGCTCCTCCTACAG GAAAAATACAAGCGTGATCaggagaagctgcaggaggagTGGCTCAAGGCTCAGCAGGAGATTGTCACAAGCGTGGGCCACCAG GTGAACAGCCATGGTGTCAGCCCACACTCGCCCCCGTCTTCTCTCCAACAGCCCGCTCTgtgggaagaggaggagaggcagaGGAAGGTGGAGCAGGAGCGCCAGCGGCAGgcggaggagaggaggaggagggaagaggaggagcggGAGCTCCAGCGACTccaggaggagaggaagagaagagaaatgcaggcggaggaggagagggaaaaaagggAGGTGGAACTGAGAATGCAAAGGACGAGAGAGGAGGAGCTAagaaagagggaggaggagcagaagagagaggaggagtgGGAGAAGAAGCggaggcagcaggaggaggcGGCGGAGCAGCAGCGCAGGCAGAAAGCCTTCGAGCAGCAGAGATG GGCCTCTGCCTCCCACGACTTTGACAGTGCTCACCCACCACTGTCCTTTACTGACAG GACAAAATCCCAGTCGTCTCCCCAGCTGGATGATGACGACAAGCCTCAGAGGAGAG CGGTGGGAAGCACAGCTCCTGACGGGAAGAGTCAGCAGCCGCTGTCGCAGGCCGAGCTGGAGCGCCAGCAGATCCTGAAtgagatgaagaagaagacgcCGCTCCTGACGGACAGCAGCTGGATCCGCCAGCGCGCCGCCAACACGGCCGTCAACAGGGACGGCGACGTGCCGCCTATGCGCAG AGGGGAATCTCTTGACAACTTGGACTCCTCCTACGACTCTCGGCGTTCATCCTGGACTCCCAGAAGCAGCTCTTTTGCCTCAAACTACTCTCGGCCGTATTCTGGCTACTCTGGCAGCTCTTCTTTTTACACCGGCGCGTCGGGGCCCCGCCGGCCGGTCTCCTCCACCCTGCCCCCCTCCTTCTCTGCGGGTTCCCTCCGCGGTGGGGCAGGAACTTACTCGGCCCCTTGGTCCCGTCCGTCCCTCTCCCCTTCCACTCCGTCACCAGTCACCTCTCCAGAGCCCGCACCTGACGCCTATCAGCAACGGAACAG GTCAGTGAGTGGCAGGAAAACCTGCACGTTCTGTGACACCCCGCTGGGAAAGGGAGCAGCCATGATCATCGAGTCCCTCGGGCTCTGTTATCATTTGGGCTGTTTCAAG TGCATCGACTGCAAGTCCGACCTCGGCGGCTCGGAGGCCGGGGCCGAAGTCAGAATACGAAACAAGCAACTCTTCTGTAACACCTGCTACATGCGAGTCAAAA ttggcCAGCCAACATCCATGTGA
- the lmo7a gene encoding LIM domain only protein 7 isoform X6 — protein MMEWREQSSVSSEEAYLEAQRWIEAATKKKFGNGDFRSALENGVLLCDLINKIKPGTIKRVNRLPTPIAGLDNLNVFLKACGKLGLKEAQLFHPGDLQDLSTRVTVKHQETNRRLQNVLITIYWLGRRAQSDRFYDGPYLNFKAFEGLLGTALYKALQESNSQKGSSVRDSGFGDSWYSEREEIYSLRGGGGGGGGHRRDDSLDSLDSLGSRPHSISSDATLKGSSEGCCSDTEADSIFRMADNKNSLSYRRSLVITPKASAQFNQFLPTKDKQSGYVPAPLRKKRAERNEDSRRSWASSSFAEDEATLTRQQQTQESSDGSKSTSDIQVDPSIIRQNRFEELQKYREQIKESEDKWQDDLSKWKNRRRSVNSDIVKKKEEREKIEQTTYGSDGRSKTFKEIQEERDTKKRNSIGSRLSSLSYLDDDDNVFEKPAIRAPTRSLPARSYTIDVPSYSPEPSKPSPKVKEPPTASPRTRRPPSPPTPQEPVDGPAAKNSPTTTTTTNTTTTTNTTTNQSTAPASYQKSPVEEREAIKYTEKTTRDVPTHSSFASTQKELKPRPSLLGAPTVVEAPSSSSLDRQPQLSSMEPKPPTVSRVSASLPRSYQRSDSARLTSVVAPRPFGTQPSRISSLSRAHTMDESHKGVNGNVDVSKKASVPSRYHQYMTSEDEAQSSSAHSSNDEEEEEEKEEENATAKGLSLTQSISSLLSPVESEVSVSPAPSKETSKEDFCEMRISLNQKPNSSRDFGFQAAWDSTGARVTSIQPGSSAEMCQLQVRDEVLTVNGLQVAQMSYAQWKSSLEEALQKGTLVMDVRRHGQHNWDRDQPSLPFKSHKTINLTSTDHPTLLGPPETKTANSSLDFTSGSVTESVLAKQPPTLPLVDVASSRVNGDFQDQPVTMRNKESEPISLKNLKRRSEFFEQGGSESAMPDIPVPAITPTSSSRWSWNPEEERKRQEKWQKEQELLLQEKYKRDQEKLQEEWLKAQQEIVTSVGHQVNSHGVSPHSPPSSLQQPALWEEEERQRKVEQERQRQAEERRRREEEERELQRLQEERKRREMQAEEEREKREVELRMQRTREEELRKREEEQKREEEWEKKRRQQEEAAEQQRRQKAFEQQRWTKSQSSPQLDDDDKPQRRAVGSTAPDGKSQQPLSQAELERQQILNEMKKKTPLLTDSSWIRQRAANTAVNRDGDVPPMRRGESLDNLDSSYDSRRSSWTPRSSSFASNYSRPYSGYSGSSSFYTGASGPRRPVSSTLPPSFSAGSLRGGAGTYSAPWSRPSLSPSTPSPVTSPEPAPDAYQQRNRSVSGRKTCTFCDTPLGKGAAMIIESLGLCYHLGCFKCIDCKSDLGGSEAGAEVRIRNKQLFCNTCYMRVKIGQPTSM, from the exons GACAACCTTAACGTCTTCCTCAAGGCTTGTGGGAAGCTTGGACTAAAGGAGGCGCAGCTCTTTCACCCCGGGGATCTGCAAGACTTGTCCACCAGAGTGACAGTAAA GCATCAAGAGACAAACAGGAGGCTGCAAAAT gTTTTAATCACCATTTACTGGCTGGGTAGGAGAGCTCAGAGTGATCGTTTCTATGATGGACCTTACCTAAATTTCAAGGCCTTCGAGGGATTATTAGGCACTGCACTATACAAG GCTCTGCAGGAATCAAACAGTCAGAAGGGCTCCAGCGTTCGAGACAGTGGTTTTGGAGACAGTTGGTACTCTGAGCGAGAGGAGATCTATTCTctgagaggaggtggaggcggaggaggaggacacAGGAGGGACGACTCGTTGGACAGTTTGGACTCGCTGGGCTCGAGACCCCACAGCATCTCATCTGACGCCACTCTGAAAGGCAGCAGTGAGG GTTGTTGCAGCGACACCGAGGCAGACTCCATCTTCAGGATGGCTGACAACAAGAACAGCCTCAGCTACCGCAGGTCACTAGTCATCACGCCTAAAGCCAGCGCCCAGTTTAACCAGTTCCTGCCCACTAAAGACAAGCAGTCGGGCTACGTGCCGGCTCCGCTGAGGAAGAAACGGGCTGAGCGCAACGAGGACAGCCGGCGTAGCTGGGCCAGCTCCAGCTTTGCAGAAGATGAAGCCACACTCACCAG ACAGCAGCAAACGCAAGAAAGTTCTGATGG GAGCAAATCGACAAGCGACATCCAGGTGGACCCCTCAATCATCCGGCAGAATCGCTTCGAAGAGCTTCAGAAGTACCGCGAACAGATTAAAGAGAGTGAGGATAAGTGGCAAGAT GACCTGAGCAAATGGAAAAACCGGCGCCGGAGCGTGAACTCTGATATagtgaagaagaaggaggagcgGGAGAAGATAGAGCAGACCACGTACGGCAGCGACGGCAGGTCCAAGACCTTCAAGGAGATCCAAGAGGAGAG AGACACTAAAAAAAGGAACAGCATCGGCAGCCGCCTGTCGTCTCTCTCCTACTTGGACGACGACGACAACGTATTTGAGAAACCCGCAATTCGCGCACCGACCCGATCACTTCCAGCCAGAAGCTACACCATCGACGTTCCCTCGTATTCCCCAGAACCCTCCAAGCCCTCTCCGAAAGTCAAGGAGCCCCCCACTGCTTCCCCACGTACTCGCAGACCGCCTTCGCCTCCCACTCCGCAGGAACCCGTGGACGGTCCTGCAGCCAAAAactcccccaccaccaccaccactaccAACACCACCACCACTACCAACACCACCACCAACCAGTCTACAGCACCTGCATCCTACCAGAAGAGTCCAGTGGAGGAACGCGAGGCcataaaatacacagagaaaacTACGAGGGACGTACCCACCCACTCCTCCTTCGCCTCCACCCAGAAGGAGCTCAAGCCAAGGCCCTCATTGTTGGGAGCACCGACTGTGGTGGAGGCcccctcctccagctctctggACAGACAACCACAGTTGAGCTCGATGGAACCCAAGCCTCCCACCGTGTCTCGGGTTTCCGCCTCTCTCCCCAGGAGCTACCAGAGATCGGATAGCGCGCGGCTAACCTCGGTCGTCGCTCCGAGGCCCTTTGGGACCCAGCCGTCCCGCATCTCCTCTCTTTCCAGAGCCCACACA ATGGACGAATCCCACAAGGGTGTCAATGGCAACGTCGATGTTTCTAAGAAGGCGTCAGTGCCGAGCCGGTATCACCAGTACATGACCTCAGAGGACGAGGCTCAGTCCAGTTCTGCACACAGCAGCAatgacgaggaagaggaggaggaaaaggaagaggagaacGCCACAGCGAAGGGCCTGTCCTTGACTCAGAGCATCAGTTCTCTCCTGTCTCCTGTCGAGAGTGAAGTCTCAGTCAGTCCTGCTCCTAGCAAAGAAACCAGCAAG GAGGATTTCTGTGAGATGCGAATCAGCCTGAACCAGAAACCCAACAGCAGCCGAGACTTTGGCTTCCAGGCTGCCTGGGACTCAACGGGAGCTCGGGTCACGTCCATCCAACCAG GTAGCTCGGCCGAGATGTGCCAGTTGCAGGTCAGGGACGAAGTGCTGACGGTGAACGGGCTCCAGGTGGCACAAATGAGTTACGCGCAGTGGAAGTCCAGCTTGGAGGAGGCTCTGCAGAAGGGCACCCTGGTCATGGATGTGCGCCGTCACGGCCAGCACA ACTGGGACAGAGATCAACCTTCCCTGCCTTTTAAAAGCCATAAGACCATCAATCTGACCAGTACGGATCATCCGACACTTCTAGGTCCCCCTGAGACAAAGACCGCCAACTCCAGCCTGGATTTCACTTCCGGTAGCGTCACAGAATCGGTGCTGGCTAAACAGCCCCCCACTCTTCCTCTGGTG GACGTGGCTTCAAGCAGAGTTAATGGGGACTTCCAAGACCAACCAGTGACCATGAGGAACAAAG AATCAGAACCAATATCTTTGAAAAACTTAAAACGGAGATCAGAGTTTTTTGAACAAG GAGGATCGGAGTCTGCGATGCCAGAT ATCCCTGTTCCTGCAATCACTCCAACTTCCTCCAGCCGCTGGTCGTGGAACCCAGAAGAAGAGCGCAAGAGACAAGAGAAATGGCAGAAGGAACAAGAGCTCCTCCTACAG GAAAAATACAAGCGTGATCaggagaagctgcaggaggagTGGCTCAAGGCTCAGCAGGAGATTGTCACAAGCGTGGGCCACCAG GTGAACAGCCATGGTGTCAGCCCACACTCGCCCCCGTCTTCTCTCCAACAGCCCGCTCTgtgggaagaggaggagaggcagaGGAAGGTGGAGCAGGAGCGCCAGCGGCAGgcggaggagaggaggaggagggaagaggaggagcggGAGCTCCAGCGACTccaggaggagaggaagagaagagaaatgcaggcggaggaggagagggaaaaaagggAGGTGGAACTGAGAATGCAAAGGACGAGAGAGGAGGAGCTAagaaagagggaggaggagcagaagagagaggaggagtgGGAGAAGAAGCggaggcagcaggaggaggcGGCGGAGCAGCAGCGCAGGCAGAAAGCCTTCGAGCAGCAGAGATG GACAAAATCCCAGTCGTCTCCCCAGCTGGATGATGACGACAAGCCTCAGAGGAGAG CGGTGGGAAGCACAGCTCCTGACGGGAAGAGTCAGCAGCCGCTGTCGCAGGCCGAGCTGGAGCGCCAGCAGATCCTGAAtgagatgaagaagaagacgcCGCTCCTGACGGACAGCAGCTGGATCCGCCAGCGCGCCGCCAACACGGCCGTCAACAGGGACGGCGACGTGCCGCCTATGCGCAG AGGGGAATCTCTTGACAACTTGGACTCCTCCTACGACTCTCGGCGTTCATCCTGGACTCCCAGAAGCAGCTCTTTTGCCTCAAACTACTCTCGGCCGTATTCTGGCTACTCTGGCAGCTCTTCTTTTTACACCGGCGCGTCGGGGCCCCGCCGGCCGGTCTCCTCCACCCTGCCCCCCTCCTTCTCTGCGGGTTCCCTCCGCGGTGGGGCAGGAACTTACTCGGCCCCTTGGTCCCGTCCGTCCCTCTCCCCTTCCACTCCGTCACCAGTCACCTCTCCAGAGCCCGCACCTGACGCCTATCAGCAACGGAACAG GTCAGTGAGTGGCAGGAAAACCTGCACGTTCTGTGACACCCCGCTGGGAAAGGGAGCAGCCATGATCATCGAGTCCCTCGGGCTCTGTTATCATTTGGGCTGTTTCAAG TGCATCGACTGCAAGTCCGACCTCGGCGGCTCGGAGGCCGGGGCCGAAGTCAGAATACGAAACAAGCAACTCTTCTGTAACACCTGCTACATGCGAGTCAAAA ttggcCAGCCAACATCCATGTGA